The following proteins are encoded in a genomic region of Anguilla anguilla isolate fAngAng1 chromosome 15, fAngAng1.pri, whole genome shotgun sequence:
- the prpf40a gene encoding pre-mRNA-processing factor 40 homolog A isoform X3, with the protein MMGPPGMPPHFPPMGMPPMGQRPPNMAPMPPAMIPPMMPPMGGPPMGQMPGMMPPMMPGMMMPPRMPAGPMQPTGPPGVSPVDTSATVAPGTMLSTPTGGSPQDDQPKKKSVWTEHKSLEGKTYYYNTETKQSTWEKPDDLKSPAEQLLSKCPWKEYKSDTGKPYYYNSQTKESRWTKPKELEDLEAMIKAEESGTPDPAAAAVAAAAAAAAAAAASAAAAAAVATATTVTAAPTAQPEAVVAMTTASEAETAVPAVAEEQLTQAPIQVAEVTADTPVNSAEDTPSTEAPPGEAPKKEERPELVKKVYKWNTKEEAKQAFKELLKEKGVSSNASWEQAMKMIINDPRYSALPKLSEKKQAFNAYKVQTEKEEKEEARIKYKESKETYQRFLENHEKMTSTTRYKKAEQMFGELEVWSIVPERDRLEIYEDVLFYLAKKEKEQAKQLRKRNWEALKNILDNMANVTYRTTWSEAQQYLLDNPTFAEDEELQNMDKEDALICFEEHIRTLEKEEEDEKQKSLLRERRRHRKNREAFQKFLDELHDHGQLHSMSAWMEMYPTISSDIRFANMLGQAVYADSSIGSTPLDLFKFYVEDLKARYHDEKRIIKDILKDKGLTVEVNTAFEEFGTAISSDKRATTLDAGNIKLAFNSLLEKAEAREREREKEEARKMKRKEAAFKSMLKQATPPLEPESTWEGVRERFLKESAFEDVTLESERKRIFKDFIHVLEHECQHHHSKNKKHSKKSKKHHRKRSRSRSGSESEDDDYHSKKKKRSQSKSPSERSSSGESERSYKKSKKHKKKAKKRRHKSASPESEGERDKKGRDRDREREREKEKEREKEKENDRSRGKPRSESKQKSPKRKPGKEEDGWDTSGSELSEGELEKRRRTLLEQLDAP; encoded by the exons ATG ATGGGACCGCCAGGAATGCCACCTCATTTCCCGCCCATGGGGATGCCGCCGATGGGACAGAGGCCTCCGAACATGGCCCCCATGCCGCCGGCCATGATCCCGCCCATGATGCCGCCGATGGGCGGGCCTCCGATGGGACAG ATGCCAGGCATGATGCCACCGATGATGCCCGGGATGATGATGCCACCCCGCATGCCAGCTGGGCCGATGCAGCCGACGGGACcg CCTGGTGTAAGCCCAGTGGACACTTCTG CCACGGTGGCACCGGGAACAATG CTCAGCACTCCGACTGGCGGCTCCCCTCAGGATGACCAGCCTAAGAAG AAGTCGGTGTGGACGGAGCACAAGTCATTGGAGGGGAAGACGTACTACTACAACACAGAGACCAAGCAGTCCACCTGGGAGAAGCCGGACGACCTGAAGTCCCcagcagag CAACTGCTGTCAAAATGTCCCTGGAAGGAATATAAATCGGACACGGGAAAGCCGTACTACTACAACTCTCAAACCAAGGAGTCCCGCTGGACCAAACCTAAAGAGCTGGAAGATCTAGAAG CTATGATAAAGGCTGAAGAGTCTGG GACACCTGatccagctgcagctgctgttgctgcggcggcggctgctgctgccgccgccgccgcctctgctgctgctgctgccgccgttGCCACGGCCACCACGGTCACCGCCGCACCCACCGCGCAGCCGGAGGCCGTCGTCGCCATGACGACGGCGTCCGAGGCTGAGACAGCCGTCCCGGCCGTCGCCGAGGAGCAGCTGACCCAAGCGCCCATCCAGGTGGCCGAGGTCACGGCGGACACGCCCGTCAACTCCGCCGAGGACACGCCCAGCACGGAGGCCCCGCCCGG GGAGGCCCCTAAGAAGGAGGAGCGGCCGGAGCTGGTGAAGAAGGTCTACAAGTGGAACACCAAGGAGGAGGCCAAGCAGGCCTTCAAGGAGCTCCTGAAGGAGAAG gGCGTGTCATCCAATGCCTCGTGGGAACAGGCCATGAAAATGATCATCAATGACCCACGCTACAG CGCGCTACCTAAACTGAGCGAGAAGAAGCAGGCCTTCAACGCATACAAGGTCCAGACGgaaaaggaagagaaggaggaggccAGGATTAAGTACAAGGAGTCCAAAGAGACCTATCAGCGCTTCCTGGAGAACCACGAGAAGATGACCTCCACCACCAGATACAA GAAAGCAGAGCAGATGTTCGGCGAGCTGGAGGTGTGGAGCATCGTTCCTGAGCGGGACCGTCTGGAGATCTACGAGGACGTCTTGTTTTACCTGGCCAAGAaggagaag GAACAAGCCAAgcagctgaggaagaggaactGGGAAGCGCTGAAGAACATTCTGGACAACATGGCCAACGTGACGTACCGCACCACCTGGTCCGAGGCGCAGCAGTACCTGCTGGACAACCCCACCTTCGCCGAGGATGAGGAGTTACAGA ATATGGACAAGGAGGACGCGCTGATCTGCTTCGAGGAGCACATCCGCACcctggagaaggaggaggaggacgagaagCAGAAGTCCCTCCTGCGGGAGAGGCGCAGGCATCGCAAGAACCGGGAGGCCTTCCAG AAATTCCTGGACGAGCTTCACGACCACGGGCAGCTCCATTCCATGTCGGCCTGGATGGAGATGTACCCCACCATCAGCTCTGACATCCGCTTCGCCAACATGCTGGGCCAGGCGG TTTATGCCGACTCTTCTATAGGCTCCACCCCTCTGGACCTGTTTAAGTTCTACGTGGAGGACCTGAAGGCGCGCTACCACGACGAGAAGAGAATCATCAAGGACATCCTGAAG GATAAGGGCCTCACTGTGGAGGTGAACACCGCTTTTGAGGAGTTTGGCACCGCGATCAGCTCCGATAAAAGAGCCACAACGCTGGACGCCGGCAACATCAAGCTGGCCTTCAACAGC TTACTGGAGAAAGCCGAGgcgcgggagagagagcgagagaaggaggaggccaggaagatgaagaggaaaGAGGCTGCCTTCAAGAGCATGCTGAAGCAGGCCACCCCGCCCCTCGAACCCGAATCCACCTGGGAGGGA GTGCGGGAGAGATTCCTGAAGGAATCGGCCTTTGAGGACGTCACTCTGGAGTCGGAAAGGAAGAGGATCTTCAAGGACTTCATTCATGTTTTGGAG CACGAGTGCCAACACCATCATTCTAAGAACAAGAAGCATTCAAAGAAATCCAAGAAGCATCACAGAAAGAGGTCCCGATCTCGCTCG GGCTCCGAGTCTGAAGACGACGACTACCActcaaagaagaagaagcggTCGCAGTCCAAGTCCCCGTCAGAGCGCTCCTCCAGTGGTGAATCCG AGAGAAGCTACAAGAAATCAAAGAAGCACAAGAAGAAGGCCAAGAAAAGGCGACACAAGTCG gCCTCCCCCGAGTCCGAGGGCGAGAGGGACAAGAAGGGCAGGGACCGCgacagagagcgggagagggagaaggagaaggagcgggagaaggagaaagagaacgaCCGGTCCAGGGGGAAACCTCGCTCCGAGTCCAAGCAGAAGTCTCCCAAGAGAAAGCCGGGGAAGGAGGAG gACGGCTGGGACACCTCGGGGAGCGAGCTGAGCGAGGGGGAgctggagaagaggaggaggaccctgctggagcagctggacgcgccctga
- the prpf40a gene encoding pre-mRNA-processing factor 40 homolog A isoform X1 produces MSSTDGSNGPNQAAPFPVVPPSGMPPPFMGPPGMPPHFPPMGMPPMGQRPPNMAPMPPAMIPPMMPPMGGPPMGQMPGMMPPMMPGMMMPPRMPAGPMQPTGPPGVSPVDTSATVAPGTMLSTPTGGSPQDDQPKKKSVWTEHKSLEGKTYYYNTETKQSTWEKPDDLKSPAEQLLSKCPWKEYKSDTGKPYYYNSQTKESRWTKPKELEDLEAMIKAEESGTPDPAAAAVAAAAAAAAAAAASAAAAAAVATATTVTAAPTAQPEAVVAMTTASEAETAVPAVAEEQLTQAPIQVAEVTADTPVNSAEDTPSTEAPPGEAPKKEERPELVKKVYKWNTKEEAKQAFKELLKEKGVSSNASWEQAMKMIINDPRYSALPKLSEKKQAFNAYKVQTEKEEKEEARIKYKESKETYQRFLENHEKMTSTTRYKKAEQMFGELEVWSIVPERDRLEIYEDVLFYLAKKEKEQAKQLRKRNWEALKNILDNMANVTYRTTWSEAQQYLLDNPTFAEDEELQNMDKEDALICFEEHIRTLEKEEEDEKQKSLLRERRRHRKNREAFQKFLDELHDHGQLHSMSAWMEMYPTISSDIRFANMLGQAVYADSSIGSTPLDLFKFYVEDLKARYHDEKRIIKDILKDKGLTVEVNTAFEEFGTAISSDKRATTLDAGNIKLAFNSLLEKAEAREREREKEEARKMKRKEAAFKSMLKQATPPLEPESTWEGVRERFLKESAFEDVTLESERKRIFKDFIHVLEHECQHHHSKNKKHSKKSKKHHRKRSRSRSGSESEDDDYHSKKKKRSQSKSPSERSSSGESERSYKKSKKHKKKAKKRRHKSASPESEGERDKKGRDRDREREREKEKEREKEKENDRSRGKPRSESKQKSPKRKPGKEEDGWDTSGSELSEGELEKRRRTLLEQLDAP; encoded by the exons ATG TCTTCGACAGATGGTAGCAATGGCCCGAACCAAGCTGCTCCTTTCCCAGTTGTCCCACCTTCAGGGATGCCACCACCCTTT ATGGGACCGCCAGGAATGCCACCTCATTTCCCGCCCATGGGGATGCCGCCGATGGGACAGAGGCCTCCGAACATGGCCCCCATGCCGCCGGCCATGATCCCGCCCATGATGCCGCCGATGGGCGGGCCTCCGATGGGACAG ATGCCAGGCATGATGCCACCGATGATGCCCGGGATGATGATGCCACCCCGCATGCCAGCTGGGCCGATGCAGCCGACGGGACcg CCTGGTGTAAGCCCAGTGGACACTTCTG CCACGGTGGCACCGGGAACAATG CTCAGCACTCCGACTGGCGGCTCCCCTCAGGATGACCAGCCTAAGAAG AAGTCGGTGTGGACGGAGCACAAGTCATTGGAGGGGAAGACGTACTACTACAACACAGAGACCAAGCAGTCCACCTGGGAGAAGCCGGACGACCTGAAGTCCCcagcagag CAACTGCTGTCAAAATGTCCCTGGAAGGAATATAAATCGGACACGGGAAAGCCGTACTACTACAACTCTCAAACCAAGGAGTCCCGCTGGACCAAACCTAAAGAGCTGGAAGATCTAGAAG CTATGATAAAGGCTGAAGAGTCTGG GACACCTGatccagctgcagctgctgttgctgcggcggcggctgctgctgccgccgccgccgcctctgctgctgctgctgccgccgttGCCACGGCCACCACGGTCACCGCCGCACCCACCGCGCAGCCGGAGGCCGTCGTCGCCATGACGACGGCGTCCGAGGCTGAGACAGCCGTCCCGGCCGTCGCCGAGGAGCAGCTGACCCAAGCGCCCATCCAGGTGGCCGAGGTCACGGCGGACACGCCCGTCAACTCCGCCGAGGACACGCCCAGCACGGAGGCCCCGCCCGG GGAGGCCCCTAAGAAGGAGGAGCGGCCGGAGCTGGTGAAGAAGGTCTACAAGTGGAACACCAAGGAGGAGGCCAAGCAGGCCTTCAAGGAGCTCCTGAAGGAGAAG gGCGTGTCATCCAATGCCTCGTGGGAACAGGCCATGAAAATGATCATCAATGACCCACGCTACAG CGCGCTACCTAAACTGAGCGAGAAGAAGCAGGCCTTCAACGCATACAAGGTCCAGACGgaaaaggaagagaaggaggaggccAGGATTAAGTACAAGGAGTCCAAAGAGACCTATCAGCGCTTCCTGGAGAACCACGAGAAGATGACCTCCACCACCAGATACAA GAAAGCAGAGCAGATGTTCGGCGAGCTGGAGGTGTGGAGCATCGTTCCTGAGCGGGACCGTCTGGAGATCTACGAGGACGTCTTGTTTTACCTGGCCAAGAaggagaag GAACAAGCCAAgcagctgaggaagaggaactGGGAAGCGCTGAAGAACATTCTGGACAACATGGCCAACGTGACGTACCGCACCACCTGGTCCGAGGCGCAGCAGTACCTGCTGGACAACCCCACCTTCGCCGAGGATGAGGAGTTACAGA ATATGGACAAGGAGGACGCGCTGATCTGCTTCGAGGAGCACATCCGCACcctggagaaggaggaggaggacgagaagCAGAAGTCCCTCCTGCGGGAGAGGCGCAGGCATCGCAAGAACCGGGAGGCCTTCCAG AAATTCCTGGACGAGCTTCACGACCACGGGCAGCTCCATTCCATGTCGGCCTGGATGGAGATGTACCCCACCATCAGCTCTGACATCCGCTTCGCCAACATGCTGGGCCAGGCGG TTTATGCCGACTCTTCTATAGGCTCCACCCCTCTGGACCTGTTTAAGTTCTACGTGGAGGACCTGAAGGCGCGCTACCACGACGAGAAGAGAATCATCAAGGACATCCTGAAG GATAAGGGCCTCACTGTGGAGGTGAACACCGCTTTTGAGGAGTTTGGCACCGCGATCAGCTCCGATAAAAGAGCCACAACGCTGGACGCCGGCAACATCAAGCTGGCCTTCAACAGC TTACTGGAGAAAGCCGAGgcgcgggagagagagcgagagaaggaggaggccaggaagatgaagaggaaaGAGGCTGCCTTCAAGAGCATGCTGAAGCAGGCCACCCCGCCCCTCGAACCCGAATCCACCTGGGAGGGA GTGCGGGAGAGATTCCTGAAGGAATCGGCCTTTGAGGACGTCACTCTGGAGTCGGAAAGGAAGAGGATCTTCAAGGACTTCATTCATGTTTTGGAG CACGAGTGCCAACACCATCATTCTAAGAACAAGAAGCATTCAAAGAAATCCAAGAAGCATCACAGAAAGAGGTCCCGATCTCGCTCG GGCTCCGAGTCTGAAGACGACGACTACCActcaaagaagaagaagcggTCGCAGTCCAAGTCCCCGTCAGAGCGCTCCTCCAGTGGTGAATCCG AGAGAAGCTACAAGAAATCAAAGAAGCACAAGAAGAAGGCCAAGAAAAGGCGACACAAGTCG gCCTCCCCCGAGTCCGAGGGCGAGAGGGACAAGAAGGGCAGGGACCGCgacagagagcgggagagggagaaggagaaggagcgggagaaggagaaagagaacgaCCGGTCCAGGGGGAAACCTCGCTCCGAGTCCAAGCAGAAGTCTCCCAAGAGAAAGCCGGGGAAGGAGGAG gACGGCTGGGACACCTCGGGGAGCGAGCTGAGCGAGGGGGAgctggagaagaggaggaggaccctgctggagcagctggacgcgccctga
- the prpf40a gene encoding pre-mRNA-processing factor 40 homolog A isoform X2: MSSTDGSNGPNQAAPFPVVPPSGMPPPFMGPPGMPPHFPPMGMPPMGQRPPNMAPMPPAMIPPMMPPMGGPPMGQMPGMMPPMMPGMMMPPRMPAGPMQPTGPPGVSPVDTSATVAPGTMLSTPTGGSPQDDQPKKKSVWTEHKSLEGKTYYYNTETKQSTWEKPDDLKSPAEQLLSKCPWKEYKSDTGKPYYYNSQTKESRWTKPKELEDLEAMIKAEESGTPDPAAAAVAAAAAAAAAAAASAAAAAAVATATTVTAAPTAQPEAVVAMTTASEAETAVPAVAEEQLTQAPIQVAEVTADTPVNSAEDTPSTEAPPGEAPKKEERPELVKKVYKWNTKEEAKQAFKELLKEKGVSSNASWEQAMKMIINDPRYSALPKLSEKKQAFNAYKVQTEKEEKEEARIKYKESKETYQRFLENHEKMTSTTRYKKAEQMFGELEVWSIVPERDRLEIYEDVLFYLAKKEKEQAKQLRKRNWEALKNILDNMANVTYRTTWSEAQQYLLDNPTFAEDEELQNMDKEDALICFEEHIRTLEKEEEDEKQKSLLRERRRHRKNREAFQKFLDELHDHGQLHSMSAWMEMYPTISSDIRFANMLGQAGSTPLDLFKFYVEDLKARYHDEKRIIKDILKDKGLTVEVNTAFEEFGTAISSDKRATTLDAGNIKLAFNSLLEKAEAREREREKEEARKMKRKEAAFKSMLKQATPPLEPESTWEGVRERFLKESAFEDVTLESERKRIFKDFIHVLEHECQHHHSKNKKHSKKSKKHHRKRSRSRSGSESEDDDYHSKKKKRSQSKSPSERSSSGESERSYKKSKKHKKKAKKRRHKSASPESEGERDKKGRDRDREREREKEKEREKEKENDRSRGKPRSESKQKSPKRKPGKEEDGWDTSGSELSEGELEKRRRTLLEQLDAP; encoded by the exons ATG TCTTCGACAGATGGTAGCAATGGCCCGAACCAAGCTGCTCCTTTCCCAGTTGTCCCACCTTCAGGGATGCCACCACCCTTT ATGGGACCGCCAGGAATGCCACCTCATTTCCCGCCCATGGGGATGCCGCCGATGGGACAGAGGCCTCCGAACATGGCCCCCATGCCGCCGGCCATGATCCCGCCCATGATGCCGCCGATGGGCGGGCCTCCGATGGGACAG ATGCCAGGCATGATGCCACCGATGATGCCCGGGATGATGATGCCACCCCGCATGCCAGCTGGGCCGATGCAGCCGACGGGACcg CCTGGTGTAAGCCCAGTGGACACTTCTG CCACGGTGGCACCGGGAACAATG CTCAGCACTCCGACTGGCGGCTCCCCTCAGGATGACCAGCCTAAGAAG AAGTCGGTGTGGACGGAGCACAAGTCATTGGAGGGGAAGACGTACTACTACAACACAGAGACCAAGCAGTCCACCTGGGAGAAGCCGGACGACCTGAAGTCCCcagcagag CAACTGCTGTCAAAATGTCCCTGGAAGGAATATAAATCGGACACGGGAAAGCCGTACTACTACAACTCTCAAACCAAGGAGTCCCGCTGGACCAAACCTAAAGAGCTGGAAGATCTAGAAG CTATGATAAAGGCTGAAGAGTCTGG GACACCTGatccagctgcagctgctgttgctgcggcggcggctgctgctgccgccgccgccgcctctgctgctgctgctgccgccgttGCCACGGCCACCACGGTCACCGCCGCACCCACCGCGCAGCCGGAGGCCGTCGTCGCCATGACGACGGCGTCCGAGGCTGAGACAGCCGTCCCGGCCGTCGCCGAGGAGCAGCTGACCCAAGCGCCCATCCAGGTGGCCGAGGTCACGGCGGACACGCCCGTCAACTCCGCCGAGGACACGCCCAGCACGGAGGCCCCGCCCGG GGAGGCCCCTAAGAAGGAGGAGCGGCCGGAGCTGGTGAAGAAGGTCTACAAGTGGAACACCAAGGAGGAGGCCAAGCAGGCCTTCAAGGAGCTCCTGAAGGAGAAG gGCGTGTCATCCAATGCCTCGTGGGAACAGGCCATGAAAATGATCATCAATGACCCACGCTACAG CGCGCTACCTAAACTGAGCGAGAAGAAGCAGGCCTTCAACGCATACAAGGTCCAGACGgaaaaggaagagaaggaggaggccAGGATTAAGTACAAGGAGTCCAAAGAGACCTATCAGCGCTTCCTGGAGAACCACGAGAAGATGACCTCCACCACCAGATACAA GAAAGCAGAGCAGATGTTCGGCGAGCTGGAGGTGTGGAGCATCGTTCCTGAGCGGGACCGTCTGGAGATCTACGAGGACGTCTTGTTTTACCTGGCCAAGAaggagaag GAACAAGCCAAgcagctgaggaagaggaactGGGAAGCGCTGAAGAACATTCTGGACAACATGGCCAACGTGACGTACCGCACCACCTGGTCCGAGGCGCAGCAGTACCTGCTGGACAACCCCACCTTCGCCGAGGATGAGGAGTTACAGA ATATGGACAAGGAGGACGCGCTGATCTGCTTCGAGGAGCACATCCGCACcctggagaaggaggaggaggacgagaagCAGAAGTCCCTCCTGCGGGAGAGGCGCAGGCATCGCAAGAACCGGGAGGCCTTCCAG AAATTCCTGGACGAGCTTCACGACCACGGGCAGCTCCATTCCATGTCGGCCTGGATGGAGATGTACCCCACCATCAGCTCTGACATCCGCTTCGCCAACATGCTGGGCCAGGCGG GCTCCACCCCTCTGGACCTGTTTAAGTTCTACGTGGAGGACCTGAAGGCGCGCTACCACGACGAGAAGAGAATCATCAAGGACATCCTGAAG GATAAGGGCCTCACTGTGGAGGTGAACACCGCTTTTGAGGAGTTTGGCACCGCGATCAGCTCCGATAAAAGAGCCACAACGCTGGACGCCGGCAACATCAAGCTGGCCTTCAACAGC TTACTGGAGAAAGCCGAGgcgcgggagagagagcgagagaaggaggaggccaggaagatgaagaggaaaGAGGCTGCCTTCAAGAGCATGCTGAAGCAGGCCACCCCGCCCCTCGAACCCGAATCCACCTGGGAGGGA GTGCGGGAGAGATTCCTGAAGGAATCGGCCTTTGAGGACGTCACTCTGGAGTCGGAAAGGAAGAGGATCTTCAAGGACTTCATTCATGTTTTGGAG CACGAGTGCCAACACCATCATTCTAAGAACAAGAAGCATTCAAAGAAATCCAAGAAGCATCACAGAAAGAGGTCCCGATCTCGCTCG GGCTCCGAGTCTGAAGACGACGACTACCActcaaagaagaagaagcggTCGCAGTCCAAGTCCCCGTCAGAGCGCTCCTCCAGTGGTGAATCCG AGAGAAGCTACAAGAAATCAAAGAAGCACAAGAAGAAGGCCAAGAAAAGGCGACACAAGTCG gCCTCCCCCGAGTCCGAGGGCGAGAGGGACAAGAAGGGCAGGGACCGCgacagagagcgggagagggagaaggagaaggagcgggagaaggagaaagagaacgaCCGGTCCAGGGGGAAACCTCGCTCCGAGTCCAAGCAGAAGTCTCCCAAGAGAAAGCCGGGGAAGGAGGAG gACGGCTGGGACACCTCGGGGAGCGAGCTGAGCGAGGGGGAgctggagaagaggaggaggaccctgctggagcagctggacgcgccctga